The genomic window GCCGTACCGGAGGGTCGCAGGGGAACGTCCTGCTCGTCCTCCAGGGCACCGACACCGCAGGCAAGGGCGGCATCGTCCGCCACGTCGTCGGCGCCGTCGACCCGCAGGGCGTCGCGCACCACGCCTTCAAGGCCCCCACGGAGGAGGAGCTTGCACACGACTTCCTCTGGCGCGTCCGGCGCGAGCTGCCGGGGCCCGGCATGATCGGGGTCTTCGACCGCTCCCACTACGAGGACGTCCTGATCGGCAAGGTCCGTCGGCTCGCCCCGCCCGAGGAGATCGAGCGCCGCTACGAGGCGATCGTCGAGTTCGAGCGCGAGCTCGTCGAGGCCGGGACGACCATCGTCAAGGTGATGCTGCACCTCTCGCGCGACGAGCAGAAGCAGCGCCTGACGGAGCGGCTCGACCGACCCGACAAGCACTGGAAGTTCAACCCCGGCGACATCGAGGAGCGCCTGGTGTGGGACGACTACCAGGACGCCTACGAGACCGCCCTGCGTCGCACGTCGACGGACGCGGCGCCGTGGTTCGTCGTGCCGGCCGATCGCAAGTGGTACGCACGGGTGGCCGTCCAGCGCCTCCTCGTCGACGCCCTCGCTGCTCGTGGACTCGACTGGCCCGCCGCCGACTTCGACGTCGAGCTCGAGCGCACCCGCCTCGCCTCGACCTAGGCGGGGGCGCCTAGGCCGAGCGGCTCCGCAGCGAGTCGCCCGCGCCTCGCGGCAGTCGCAGCCCCTCTGGCAGGCTCAGCAGGGCCAGCGCCGCCAGCACGACGAGCGCGACCTGGTAGCCGGTGGCGGCGCCTCCGACGCCCTCGGCCGTGGCGACCGTGTCGGCGACGCGCACGGTGAGGGCCGTGAGCGCGACGCCGAGGCCGACGGCGAGCTGGCCCGTGATCGACGCGATGGCGTTGGCCGGGGCGATCTGGGCGGCCGGCACGTCGGCGAACTGCAGGGTGTTGTAGGCCGTGAACCCCACCGAGCGGAAGACGCCGCTGACGAGCAGGATCCCGGCCACGAGCACGGGCGAGGTGTCCGGCCCGACGAACGCGGCGGCGACGAAGGTCGCGGCCAGCCCGACTGTGGCGACGACGATGATCGGCACGATCCGGAACCGATGCATCAGCGGAGTCGTGAAGGGCTTGACCCCGAGGTTGCCGACGAAGACCCACATCAGCATCAGGCCGGCCTCGACGGGCGACCAGCCGAAGCCGTCCTGCAGCAGCAACGGGACGACGAACGGGACGCCGTTGACGACGGCCCTGTAGAGCGAGCCGCTGAGGTTCGTGACCCTGAACGTCGCGACGCGGAAGGGCTCGAGATCGAGGAGGGGGTGCCTGGCCCGACGGAACCACCGGCCGGCCGCGAGCCCCAGGGCCACCGCCACGACGGCGAGGAGAGCCCCGAACAGCACCGTCGCCTGGTCGCCGAGCAGCTCGAAGGCGACCACCAGCGCGACGATCGCGCCGACGACGAGCAGCAGCCCCGGCCAGTCGAGCGGGTGCCGGTCGCCGAGCTCGGGCGACGGCACGACGCGCCAGGCCGCGACGAGCAGCAGCGCGCCGATCGGCACGTTGACGAGGAACACCCACTCCCAGCCCAGGTGCTCGGTGAGGAGGCCGCCGATCAGCGGCGCCACGACGGGCGCCGCGAGGGCAGGCCAGGTCAGGTAGGCGATGGCCTTGATCAGCTCGGACTTCTCGGTGCTGCGCAGCACGATGAGACGCCCGATCGGCACCATCATCGCGCCGGCGGCCCCCTGGACGACCCGTGCCGTCGTGAGCGCCGCCAGGTCGGGGCTGAGGGCGCACGCGAGCGACGCCAGCGTGAACAGCACCACGGCCGCGAGGAACACCCGACGTGCGCCCCACCGCTCGGCGAGCCAGGCGCCCAGCGGGATGAACGCGGCCACCGCGACCAGGTAGCCGGTGACGGCGATCCCGAGCTGGGCCGGCTGCACGCCGAAGTCCTGGGCGACGGAGGCGGTGGCCGTCGACAGGATCGTGGCGTCGAGGTTCTCCATGAAGAAGGCCGCCGCGACCACGAGCGCCACCGGTCGCGACCAGCGCGGCGCTGCCGCCGCCTCCTCGGTGCCGCCCTGGGAGTCGGCGGCACCCGCCCCGCCCGGCCGGCCGGCCTCGGGACCGGGCGTCGACGTCACAGCGAGAACGCCTCGACGACGGGCCGGAACTTCATCGTCGTCTCGGCCACCTCGCGCTCGGGGGCGCTCTCGGCGACGATCCCGGCGCCGGCGAAGGCCCTGACGGTGCCGTCGGCGTGCACCTGCGCGCAGCGGAGCGCGATCGCCCACTCGCCGTCGCCGTCGGCGCCCACCCAGCCCACCGGGCCGGCGTAGCGGCCGCGGTCGAACGGCTCGAGGCGACGGATCAGCTCGAGCGCCCGCGGGGTGGGAGTGCCGGCCACGGCGGCGGTCGGGTGCAGGGCGGCGATCAGGTCGAGCGACGACGACCCGTCGGTGAGCCGGCCGCGCACATCGCTGGCGAGGTGCCACAGGTTCGGCAGCTTGAGGGTGAACGGCTGCTCGCCGCTCACGACGTCGTCGGCGTGCGGGGCGAGCGACAGCAGCAGGCTGCGGAGCGCGAAGGCGTGCTCGTCGAGGTCCTTGGTCGAGGTGGCGAGTGCGTGGGCGGCCTGCTCGTCGGTGACGGCGTCGACGCCGCGGGCGCTGCTGCCCGCGAGGACGCGCGCGCTCACCTCGCCGCGCTCGGTGCGGACGAGGGTCTCGGGGCTGGCCCCGATCAGGCCGCCCACGGCGAAGGCGTAGCAGTCGGGGTAGGCCGTGAGGAGGGTCGCGGCCACGAGCCGCAGGTCGGCCTCGGCGGGCAGCCGGCCCACGAGGTCGCGCGCGAGCACGACCTTGTTCACCTCGCCGCGCCGGATCGCCTGGACGGCCTGCGCGACGGCGGCCGCGTAGCCCGGCCCTGACAGCTCGCCGTCGACCAGGCGCAGCTTCGCGGCCGCGCCCACCGGCGAGGCCGGGGGCAGCTCAGCCCCGTCGACCCTCGTGATCCAGGCCACGCCGTCACGCCGCCCGAGCACGATGCGCGGCACGATCAGGACGCTCGTGTCGGCCGACCCGTCGTCGAACGCGAACGAGCCGAACGCCATCAGGCCCGTGCCCGGCACGCCGACCTCGTCCACGACCGAGGCGCGGCTCGCGACCGCGCGCCAGGCGTCTGCGGCGTCGCGCATCCGGTCCGGCCCGGTGAACTCGAGCCGGAGCGCCTCGCCGATGCCCGCCATGCCGGCGCCGCCCCGGACGAACACGAGCGGGCTGCGCGGG from Frigoribacterium sp. PvP032 includes these protein-coding regions:
- a CDS encoding PPK2 family polyphosphate kinase, coding for MAKTWTTLPTEILRAGPELSLADVDPASTPGFPGDKRYAAQVLESGRDTLGELQEKLFAGSRTGGSQGNVLLVLQGTDTAGKGGIVRHVVGAVDPQGVAHHAFKAPTEEELAHDFLWRVRRELPGPGMIGVFDRSHYEDVLIGKVRRLAPPEEIERRYEAIVEFERELVEAGTTIVKVMLHLSRDEQKQRLTERLDRPDKHWKFNPGDIEERLVWDDYQDAYETALRRTSTDAAPWFVVPADRKWYARVAVQRLLVDALAARGLDWPAADFDVELERTRLAST
- a CDS encoding isochorismate synthase gives rise to the protein MVLPSLHVPPLSVRTTQIDHISPLLDVVDPRSPLVFVRGGAGMAGIGEALRLEFTGPDRMRDAADAWRAVASRASVVDEVGVPGTGLMAFGSFAFDDGSADTSVLIVPRIVLGRRDGVAWITRVDGAELPPASPVGAAAKLRLVDGELSGPGYAAAVAQAVQAIRRGEVNKVVLARDLVGRLPAEADLRLVAATLLTAYPDCYAFAVGGLIGASPETLVRTERGEVSARVLAGSSARGVDAVTDEQAAHALATSTKDLDEHAFALRSLLLSLAPHADDVVSGEQPFTLKLPNLWHLASDVRGRLTDGSSSLDLIAALHPTAAVAGTPTPRALELIRRLEPFDRGRYAGPVGWVGADGDGEWAIALRCAQVHADGTVRAFAGAGIVAESAPEREVAETTMKFRPVVEAFSL
- a CDS encoding MFS transporter, which gives rise to MTSTPGPEAGRPGGAGAADSQGGTEEAAAAPRWSRPVALVVAAAFFMENLDATILSTATASVAQDFGVQPAQLGIAVTGYLVAVAAFIPLGAWLAERWGARRVFLAAVVLFTLASLACALSPDLAALTTARVVQGAAGAMMVPIGRLIVLRSTEKSELIKAIAYLTWPALAAPVVAPLIGGLLTEHLGWEWVFLVNVPIGALLLVAAWRVVPSPELGDRHPLDWPGLLLVVGAIVALVVAFELLGDQATVLFGALLAVVAVALGLAAGRWFRRARHPLLDLEPFRVATFRVTNLSGSLYRAVVNGVPFVVPLLLQDGFGWSPVEAGLMLMWVFVGNLGVKPFTTPLMHRFRIVPIIVVATVGLAATFVAAAFVGPDTSPVLVAGILLVSGVFRSVGFTAYNTLQFADVPAAQIAPANAIASITGQLAVGLGVALTALTVRVADTVATAEGVGGAATGYQVALVVLAALALLSLPEGLRLPRGAGDSLRSRSA